The Nitrospira sp. KM1 genome includes a window with the following:
- a CDS encoding DedA family protein has product MGQLIESIIAELSRFVIAMISSFGYVGVLVTMAIESACIPLPSEIIMPFAGYLVTTGQFTLWGVTFAGAVGNVLGSIVAYYVGVWGGRPFVEQYGPYMLISQKDLDLADRWFARYGDAAVCFSRMMPVIRTFISLPAGIARMNFPRFVAFTFIGALPWCYLLAYIGLRMGEQWDSLREYFHRFDIVIGVGLVIVLGYFLWSHWPKRGSQRKV; this is encoded by the coding sequence ATGGGACAGCTGATCGAAAGTATCATCGCGGAACTGAGCCGATTCGTCATCGCCATGATCTCATCTTTCGGTTATGTCGGGGTGTTGGTTACCATGGCCATTGAGAGCGCCTGCATTCCACTCCCCAGTGAAATCATCATGCCGTTTGCTGGCTACCTGGTTACAACCGGGCAATTCACTTTGTGGGGCGTGACTTTCGCCGGTGCGGTGGGGAATGTGCTCGGTTCGATAGTCGCTTACTATGTCGGGGTATGGGGCGGGCGTCCTTTTGTAGAGCAGTATGGCCCTTACATGCTTATCTCGCAGAAAGATTTGGATCTGGCCGATCGTTGGTTCGCCCGCTACGGGGACGCGGCAGTGTGTTTCAGTCGAATGATGCCAGTGATTCGCACCTTCATCTCTCTCCCGGCGGGTATTGCAAGGATGAACTTTCCCCGCTTCGTGGCATTTACCTTTATCGGTGCGCTGCCGTGGTGCTACCTGTTGGCATATATCGGGCTTCGCATGGGCGAACAGTGGGACAGTCTACGGGAATATTTCCATCGCTTCGACATTGTGATCGGGGTCGGCCTCGTCATAGTGCTTGGATATTTTCTGTGGTCGCATTGGCCTAAGCGAGGGTCGCAGCGCAAGGTCTAG
- the surE gene encoding 5'/3'-nucleotidase SurE has protein sequence MSSSRIRILVTNDDGIHSAGLSALAKALARVAEVWVVAPDRERTAVAHAVTLHKPLRVHQFGKRVYAINGTPVDCVNLALATIMRSKPHLLVSGINKGVNLGDDVLYSGTVSAAVEGTILGIPSMAVSQEGKDRFRFDVGAHFAVRVARLILKQGLPEETLINLNIPDCPASSIPGVRITCLSRRRFDNPIVEKIDPHGRTYYWIAGTRISWSRNKDADHEAIAEGSVSLTPIYLDSTHYGVLDRFRSWEPVLRGGSRPRRRQAGEPTRKRG, from the coding sequence ATGTCTAGCAGCCGCATACGGATTCTCGTCACGAATGATGACGGGATACATTCCGCGGGACTTTCTGCACTGGCGAAGGCTCTCGCGCGAGTGGCTGAGGTATGGGTGGTCGCGCCGGACCGGGAACGGACAGCGGTGGCGCATGCCGTCACGTTGCATAAGCCGTTGCGAGTCCATCAATTTGGAAAGCGCGTCTATGCAATCAACGGAACGCCCGTCGATTGCGTAAACCTTGCTCTGGCCACGATCATGCGTTCGAAGCCGCATCTGTTGGTTTCGGGCATTAATAAGGGCGTAAACTTGGGTGATGATGTTCTCTATTCTGGAACTGTTTCCGCTGCGGTTGAGGGCACGATTCTTGGCATTCCTTCCATGGCCGTATCGCAAGAGGGGAAGGACAGATTCCGCTTCGATGTCGGGGCTCATTTCGCCGTTCGTGTCGCGCGACTGATCTTGAAGCAAGGCCTTCCGGAAGAAACGCTCATCAATCTGAACATTCCAGATTGTCCCGCCAGTTCTATTCCAGGTGTTCGCATCACCTGCCTGAGCAGGCGGCGTTTTGACAATCCCATTGTTGAAAAAATCGATCCACACGGGCGGACCTATTACTGGATAGCCGGGACTCGGATATCTTGGAGCCGTAATAAGGATGCAGATCATGAAGCGATAGCTGAGGGCTCAGTCTCCCTCACGCCGATTTATCTCGATAGCACGCATTACGGCGTCCTTGATCGGTTCAGGTCCTGGGAGCCAGTTCTTCGCGGTGGTTCTCGCCCTAGACGCCGTCAAGCCGGCGAGCCAACAAGAAAGAGGGGCTGA
- the cysS gene encoding cysteine--tRNA ligase, translated as MLKLFNTLTGVKEPFESLEPKHVRMYVCGVTVYDYCHVGHARSALVFEVLRRHLERSGYAVTFVKNFTDVDDKIIGRAQQLEVSWEELTSKYIDAYHDDMHRLGIAHASREPKATDHMQDIVSLTDTLVRKGFAYQLNGDVYFQVDAYPAYGRLSKRRPEDLQAGARVEIDERKRHPMDFALWKHRKPGEPSWPSPWGPGRPGWHIECSAMSIKHLGETFDIHGGGMDLIFPHHENEIAQSCAATGKEFARYWVHNGFVQVNREKMSKSLGNFFTIREIFEKSNWSDFVTGEILRYFLLSTHYHSPLEFSDQGLHDAKQALDGFYDLFARLAEPGPASPQSEGRLLEALNDTGRSFDNGMDNDLNTPVALAELQMLRSEVNKSLSEGLSTQERRRARDAFRSLGAVLGLFQADGWEYTGKARSGSEEQSVAEIEAQIAERAEAKRRKDFKRADQIRHELSARGIILEDRSDGTSRWKR; from the coding sequence ATGTTGAAACTATTCAATACGCTCACGGGTGTCAAAGAGCCTTTCGAATCCCTTGAGCCCAAGCACGTCCGAATGTATGTGTGCGGAGTGACCGTCTACGACTATTGCCACGTCGGTCACGCACGAAGCGCGCTTGTGTTCGAGGTCCTACGGCGCCATCTTGAACGGTCGGGCTATGCTGTGACGTTCGTTAAGAACTTCACCGACGTGGACGATAAGATCATCGGACGGGCCCAGCAACTGGAGGTGTCATGGGAAGAGCTGACGAGTAAATATATTGACGCGTATCATGACGACATGCATCGGCTTGGAATCGCTCACGCTTCACGAGAGCCGAAAGCCACCGACCATATGCAGGATATCGTATCCCTGACTGACACCTTGGTGCGCAAGGGGTTTGCCTATCAACTTAATGGCGATGTGTATTTCCAAGTCGACGCCTATCCCGCCTATGGGCGACTTTCCAAGCGACGGCCGGAAGATCTTCAGGCTGGCGCCAGGGTAGAAATTGATGAGCGCAAACGGCATCCGATGGACTTTGCATTGTGGAAGCACCGAAAACCCGGCGAGCCTTCGTGGCCTAGCCCCTGGGGGCCAGGTCGACCTGGGTGGCATATTGAATGTTCGGCCATGTCGATCAAACACTTGGGAGAGACATTCGATATCCATGGAGGAGGGATGGATTTGATCTTTCCTCATCACGAAAATGAGATCGCACAGTCCTGTGCAGCAACCGGGAAAGAGTTCGCCCGTTATTGGGTCCACAATGGGTTTGTGCAGGTGAATCGCGAGAAAATGTCGAAATCCCTCGGCAACTTTTTTACTATCAGAGAGATTTTTGAGAAATCCAATTGGTCGGACTTCGTCACGGGAGAGATACTCAGATATTTTCTCCTTTCCACTCACTACCACAGCCCGCTCGAATTTTCTGATCAAGGGCTGCATGATGCCAAGCAAGCCTTGGACGGATTTTACGATCTGTTTGCTCGACTCGCCGAACCCGGACCGGCCTCGCCGCAATCAGAAGGGCGTCTTCTTGAGGCGCTTAACGATACGGGACGGTCATTCGACAACGGAATGGATAACGATCTCAACACGCCTGTCGCTCTCGCTGAGCTCCAAATGCTTCGTAGCGAGGTGAACAAATCACTGTCCGAAGGACTCTCGACTCAGGAAAGACGCCGTGCACGGGATGCGTTTCGTTCACTAGGTGCCGTCTTGGGGCTATTTCAGGCGGATGGTTGGGAATATACGGGCAAAGCGCGATCCGGATCCGAAGAGCAGTCGGTTGCCGAGATTGAAGCTCAAATAGCCGAGCGCGCTGAGGCAAAACGACGGAAGGATTTCAAGCGAGCAGACCA
- a CDS encoding MerR family transcriptional regulator translates to MGNEPRLGSKVFYKIGEVSHVTKLPAYVLRFWESQFPFLKPKKSRGNQRLYERRDVETVLEIKRMLYDEGHTIEGVKRYWARRGRVSAHKMRPKELAQKLRGNLQAILKMLESHSA, encoded by the coding sequence ATGGGGAATGAACCCCGGCTGGGAAGTAAGGTCTTCTACAAAATCGGTGAAGTCAGTCATGTGACCAAGCTCCCGGCTTATGTCTTGCGATTTTGGGAATCTCAGTTTCCTTTCCTCAAACCAAAAAAGAGTCGAGGAAATCAGCGCTTGTACGAACGGCGCGATGTGGAGACCGTTCTTGAGATCAAGCGCATGCTCTACGATGAGGGGCATACGATCGAGGGTGTCAAACGATACTGGGCGAGGCGTGGCAGGGTTTCGGCCCATAAAATGAGGCCTAAAGAGCTGGCCCAGAAGCTGCGTGGAAATTTGCAAGCCATTCTGAAAATGCTCGAATCTCATTCTGCCTAG
- a CDS encoding integration host factor subunit alpha has product MRKADIANEIYKQVGISKNEAADIVELVLNMLKAVLQKGESVKIAGFGNFVVRSKGARKGRNPRTGEEIGITPRRVVTFRPSQVFKKYVNS; this is encoded by the coding sequence ATGAGAAAGGCCGACATTGCGAATGAAATATATAAACAAGTGGGAATTTCTAAGAACGAGGCCGCAGATATTGTTGAGCTGGTCCTGAATATGCTCAAGGCGGTATTGCAAAAGGGCGAATCGGTAAAAATTGCAGGATTTGGAAATTTTGTCGTCAGAAGCAAGGGCGCTCGGAAAGGCCGAAATCCACGAACAGGAGAGGAAATTGGCATTACCCCCCGGCGCGTCGTCACGTTTCGTCCCAGTCAGGTATTCAAGAAATACGTCAATTCATAA